Proteins from a single region of Streptomyces sp. TN58:
- a CDS encoding Crp/Fnr family transcriptional regulator, producing the protein MNHAGDDAEKTFCISEVDIFTDLTEAEMDAIAAAAPMKSCGAGELLYSPAQPSEVLFILKRGRVRIFRVSAEGRALTTAIIRPGTIFGEMVLLGQRMYDNFAEALDDVTVCVMSRADVHRFLLSDARIAARITEILGRRLTDLEQRLSDSVFKSVPQRIATTLLTLAAETRPRVLGARSPQIALTHQQIAALAGTSRETTTKVLRDFADQHLIRLARGHITVLDAEHLTDHAG; encoded by the coding sequence ATGAACCACGCCGGCGACGACGCCGAGAAGACCTTCTGCATCTCCGAGGTCGACATCTTCACCGACCTGACCGAAGCGGAGATGGACGCGATCGCCGCCGCGGCCCCCATGAAGTCCTGCGGCGCCGGTGAACTGCTCTACTCCCCCGCCCAGCCCTCCGAGGTGCTCTTCATCCTCAAAAGGGGCCGGGTACGCATCTTCCGGGTCTCCGCCGAGGGCCGCGCGCTCACCACTGCGATCATCCGGCCGGGCACGATCTTCGGCGAGATGGTCCTGCTCGGGCAGCGCATGTACGACAACTTCGCCGAAGCCCTCGACGACGTCACCGTCTGCGTCATGAGCCGCGCCGACGTCCACCGCTTCCTGCTCTCCGATGCCCGCATCGCCGCCCGTATCACCGAGATCCTCGGCCGCCGCCTGACCGACCTCGAACAGCGCCTCTCGGACAGCGTCTTCAAGTCCGTCCCCCAGCGCATCGCCACCACCCTGCTCACCCTCGCCGCCGAGACCCGGCCCCGCGTCCTGGGAGCCCGCAGCCCCCAGATCGCGCTCACACACCAGCAGATCGCCGCACTCGCCGGAACCTCCCGCGAGACCACCACCAAGGTCCTGCGCGACTTCGCCGACCAGCACCTCATCCGCCTCGCCCGCGGCCACATCACCGTCCTCGACGCCGAACACCTCACCGACCACGCCGGCTGA
- a CDS encoding SRPBCC family protein: MGIDVTVERVLPLPCEQVAGYAMDWRHDAEWTQGIRTAELTREADGGGFGVGAEVTRTAYFLGRRIDYVLRVAAYEPPRLLDMVSVAGPMPMHVTYTFTPSADGGTLARIRVRGDASGLYGLAAPLMGRRVRSSLVKDLRDLERRLSASQD, translated from the coding sequence ATGGGAATCGACGTGACCGTGGAGCGGGTGCTGCCGCTGCCGTGCGAGCAGGTGGCCGGGTACGCGATGGACTGGCGCCATGACGCCGAGTGGACCCAGGGCATCCGTACGGCGGAGCTGACCCGGGAGGCCGACGGCGGTGGTTTCGGGGTCGGGGCCGAGGTGACGCGGACCGCGTACTTCCTGGGCCGGCGGATCGACTACGTGCTGCGCGTCGCCGCGTACGAGCCCCCGAGGCTGCTGGACATGGTGTCGGTCGCGGGCCCGATGCCGATGCACGTGACCTACACCTTCACCCCGTCCGCGGACGGCGGCACGCTCGCCCGGATCCGTGTACGGGGTGACGCGTCCGGCCTTTACGGGCTCGCGGCGCCGCTGATGGGGCGCAGGGTGCGATCCTCGCTGGTCAAGGACCTGCGGGACCTGGAGCGGCGGCTGAGCGCGTCGCAGGACTGA
- a CDS encoding TfoX/Sxy family protein → MAFDEGLAERIRAHFGTDPAITEKRMFGGLAFLHAGNMAVGVIGDELMVRVGPDATTAALARPGTRPFDFTGRPMRGWVVVATSALSEDEDLAGWIDQGHAFAADLPPK, encoded by the coding sequence ATGGCGTTCGACGAGGGACTGGCGGAACGGATCCGGGCCCACTTCGGCACGGATCCGGCCATCACGGAGAAGCGGATGTTCGGCGGCCTGGCGTTCCTGCACGCCGGCAACATGGCCGTGGGCGTGATCGGGGACGAGCTCATGGTCCGGGTCGGCCCGGACGCCACCACCGCCGCACTCGCGCGGCCCGGGACGAGGCCCTTCGACTTCACCGGTCGCCCGATGCGCGGCTGGGTCGTCGTCGCCACGTCCGCCCTTTCCGAGGACGAGGATCTGGCCGGCTGGATCGATCAAGGTCATGCGTTCGCCGCCGACCTGCCGCCCAAGTGA
- a CDS encoding carboxymuconolactone decarboxylase family protein — protein sequence MAGRTRSEVEAEIKETLGLVPHFFSRIPDDLMDYEWEIFKKLELGETLIPNKYKELIGIALHSETKCRYCTLFHTEAAKLFGATDEEIQEAVHYAKNSLGWSAYLNGVREDYDDFERELSEIKNYLASKG from the coding sequence ATGGCGGGCCGTACCCGGAGCGAGGTCGAGGCGGAGATCAAGGAGACCCTGGGCCTTGTGCCTCATTTCTTCTCCCGCATCCCCGATGACCTGATGGATTACGAGTGGGAGATCTTCAAGAAGCTCGAGCTCGGCGAGACGCTCATCCCGAACAAGTACAAGGAGCTCATCGGGATCGCGTTGCACTCCGAGACGAAGTGCCGTTACTGCACGCTCTTCCACACCGAGGCCGCGAAGCTGTTCGGGGCCACCGACGAGGAGATCCAGGAAGCCGTCCACTACGCGAAGAACAGCCTCGGCTGGAGCGCGTACCTCAACGGGGTCCGTGAGGACTACGACGACTTCGAGCGCGAACTGAGTGAGATCAAGAACTACCTCGCCTCGAAGGGCTGA
- a CDS encoding YciI family protein yields the protein MFVVLLRFATNKSQAPDHMAGHQAWIRQGMDDGIFLLIGGIQPGQGGAVLAHNTTLDVLRQRVAADPFVAHEVVSAEIIEIAPNLTDPRLAFLAG from the coding sequence GTGTTCGTCGTCCTGCTCCGATTCGCCACCAACAAGAGCCAGGCTCCGGATCACATGGCAGGCCATCAGGCATGGATCCGGCAAGGCATGGATGACGGGATCTTCCTGCTGATCGGAGGCATACAGCCCGGACAGGGCGGTGCCGTGCTGGCCCACAACACGACCCTGGACGTCCTGCGACAGCGCGTTGCGGCCGATCCGTTCGTCGCCCACGAGGTCGTCTCGGCCGAGATCATCGAGATCGCCCCGAACCTCACCGATCCGCGGCTCGCATTCCTGGCGGGCTGA
- a CDS encoding TetR/AcrR family transcriptional regulator, with the protein MAGSTGSQIVDAANRLFYEKGFEHTSFAAIAEAVGISRGNFYHHFKTKDEILGAVIEARLRSTRAMLAEWDRDEPGPAERVRRFVEIVITNGADIRNYGCPVGTLTNELAKLDHPARRQAVGVFELFRTWLREQFEALGSTAEADEHAMHVLAFSQGVATLSNAFHDGEFVQREVNRLHDWLDECLADHTSPRSRH; encoded by the coding sequence GTGGCCGGGAGCACAGGTAGCCAGATCGTCGATGCCGCGAACCGGCTCTTCTACGAGAAGGGCTTCGAGCACACGTCGTTCGCGGCGATCGCCGAGGCAGTGGGCATCTCGCGGGGCAACTTCTACCACCACTTCAAGACCAAGGACGAGATCCTCGGCGCGGTCATAGAAGCCCGACTCCGGAGCACGCGCGCGATGCTCGCGGAGTGGGACCGGGACGAACCAGGTCCCGCTGAGCGGGTGCGGCGCTTCGTCGAGATCGTCATCACCAACGGTGCGGACATCCGGAACTACGGCTGCCCGGTCGGAACCCTCACCAACGAACTCGCCAAACTCGATCACCCCGCACGCCGCCAGGCCGTCGGCGTCTTCGAGCTGTTCCGGACGTGGCTGCGGGAGCAGTTCGAGGCACTCGGGTCCACGGCCGAGGCCGACGAGCACGCGATGCACGTCCTGGCCTTCAGCCAGGGCGTGGCCACGCTGTCCAACGCCTTCCACGACGGCGAGTTCGTACAGCGCGAGGTCAACCGTCTCCACGACTGGCTCGACGAGTGCCTCGCGGATCACACGTCACCGCGCTCCCGCCACTGA
- a CDS encoding class I SAM-dependent methyltransferase has protein sequence MTRPPDDQDLKACCAAAYSSDVVALLLGASYHPGGTALTRRLADGLALTPEARVLDVASGRGTTALLLADAYGCDVDGVDYAPANTALAQGAAQAAGLADRARFTTGDAEHLPYPDGVFDAVVCECALCTFPDKARAAAEFARVLKPGGRLGITDVTAETARLPPELAGLGARIACIADARPLPQYAQILAAAGLRTLRTERHDAAMLRMIDQIEARLNLLRITAAARLAEAGVDLTAAPAVLEAARAAVVDGVLGYALLIAERDPGVA, from the coding sequence ATGACCCGGCCGCCTGACGATCAGGACCTGAAGGCGTGCTGTGCCGCCGCGTACTCCTCGGACGTCGTCGCCCTGCTCCTCGGCGCGTCGTACCACCCCGGCGGTACGGCCCTGACCCGCCGCCTCGCCGACGGCCTCGCTCTGACTCCGGAGGCGCGGGTGCTCGATGTCGCCTCCGGGCGTGGCACCACCGCCCTGCTCCTGGCCGACGCCTACGGCTGCGACGTCGACGGGGTGGACTACGCGCCGGCGAACACCGCCCTCGCCCAGGGTGCCGCGCAGGCCGCGGGGCTCGCCGACCGGGCCCGGTTCACGACCGGGGACGCCGAGCATCTCCCCTACCCAGACGGGGTGTTCGATGCGGTGGTGTGTGAGTGCGCGCTGTGCACCTTCCCCGACAAGGCCCGAGCGGCAGCCGAGTTCGCCCGCGTCCTGAAGCCCGGCGGTCGGCTCGGCATCACCGACGTCACCGCCGAAACCGCCCGCCTCCCGCCCGAACTCGCCGGCCTCGGCGCCCGTATCGCCTGCATCGCCGACGCCCGGCCGCTCCCGCAGTACGCCCAGATCCTGGCCGCCGCAGGACTACGTACCCTGCGCACCGAGCGGCACGACGCCGCGATGCTCCGCATGATCGACCAGATCGAGGCACGGCTGAACCTGCTGCGCATCACCGCCGCGGCCCGCCTCGCCGAGGCTGGCGTGGACCTCACGGCGGCGCCCGCCGTCCTGGAGGCGGCCCGCGCGGCGGTGGTGGACGGAGTCCTGGGGTACGCCTTGCTGATTGCGGAAAGGGACCCTGGGGTCGCCTGA
- a CDS encoding radical SAM protein, with translation MTQASAPRRKVDRDEVFVEFTKSICPMCKTPVDAQVNIRENKVYLRKRCRDHGEFEALVYGDAEEYLSSARYNKPGTIPLAFQTEVRDGCPLDCGLCPEHKQHACLGIIEVNTGCNLDCPICFADSGHQPDGYSITHEQCERMLDTYVESEGEAEVVMFSGGEPTIHKHILDFIDLAQARPIRNVTLNTNGIRMATDKNFVAELGTRNRAAGKSLNVYLQFDGFEERTHLEIRGRDLRTFKQRALDNCAEAGLTVTLVAAVERGLNEHELGAIIEYGIDHPAVRSVAFQPVTHSGRHVPFDPLNRLTNPDVIRLINEQRPGWFRKGDFFPVPCCFPTCRSITYLLVDGEPGNRTVVPIPRLLNVEDYLDYVNNRVLPDAGIREALEKLWSASAFMGTATTEEKLRATAEALDCTDSCGIDLPQAVKNLNDKTFMIVVQDFQDPYTLNVKQLMKCCVEEITPDGRLIPFCAYNSVGYREQVRAELSGVPVAPLAPNALPLADRLTTTPHGSKTAHTMSEEAEFSS, from the coding sequence ATGACTCAGGCATCCGCGCCCCGGCGCAAGGTGGACCGCGACGAAGTGTTCGTGGAGTTCACCAAATCGATCTGCCCGATGTGCAAGACGCCCGTCGACGCGCAGGTCAACATCCGCGAGAACAAGGTCTATCTACGCAAACGCTGCCGCGACCACGGCGAGTTCGAGGCACTCGTCTACGGGGACGCGGAGGAGTACCTGTCCTCGGCCCGGTACAACAAACCCGGCACCATCCCGCTCGCCTTCCAAACCGAGGTACGGGACGGCTGCCCGCTCGACTGCGGGCTGTGTCCGGAGCACAAACAGCACGCGTGCCTCGGCATCATCGAGGTCAACACCGGCTGCAACCTCGACTGCCCGATCTGCTTCGCCGACTCCGGCCACCAACCCGACGGTTACTCCATCACCCACGAGCAGTGCGAGCGGATGCTCGACACGTACGTGGAGTCCGAGGGTGAGGCGGAGGTGGTGATGTTCTCCGGTGGGGAACCCACCATCCACAAGCACATCCTCGACTTCATCGACCTCGCCCAGGCCCGCCCGATCAGGAACGTCACCCTCAACACCAACGGCATCCGCATGGCCACCGACAAGAACTTCGTCGCCGAGCTCGGCACACGCAACCGGGCGGCGGGCAAATCGCTGAACGTCTACCTCCAGTTCGACGGCTTCGAGGAGCGCACCCACCTGGAGATCCGGGGCCGCGACCTGCGTACGTTCAAGCAGCGCGCGCTGGACAACTGCGCGGAGGCCGGACTGACCGTCACCCTCGTCGCCGCCGTCGAGCGGGGCCTGAACGAGCACGAGCTCGGGGCGATCATCGAATACGGCATCGACCATCCCGCCGTACGCTCCGTCGCCTTCCAGCCGGTCACCCACTCCGGCCGGCACGTGCCGTTCGACCCGCTGAACCGGCTCACCAACCCCGACGTCATCCGGCTGATCAACGAGCAGCGGCCGGGCTGGTTCCGCAAGGGCGACTTCTTCCCCGTGCCCTGCTGCTTCCCCACCTGCCGCTCCATCACCTACCTGCTGGTCGACGGCGAACCGGGCAACCGCACCGTGGTGCCGATCCCCCGGCTGCTGAACGTGGAGGACTACCTCGACTACGTCAACAACCGGGTCCTGCCCGACGCCGGGATCCGCGAGGCCCTGGAGAAGCTGTGGTCAGCCTCCGCGTTCATGGGCACGGCCACCACCGAGGAGAAGCTGCGGGCCACCGCCGAAGCCCTGGACTGCACGGACAGTTGCGGCATCGACCTGCCCCAGGCCGTGAAGAACCTCAACGACAAAACGTTCATGATCGTCGTCCAGGACTTCCAGGACCCCTACACCCTCAACGTCAAACAGCTGATGAAGTGCTGCGTCGAGGAGATCACCCCGGACGGCAGGCTCATCCCGTTCTGCGCGTACAACTCCGTCGGCTACCGCGAACAGGTCCGCGCCGAACTCTCCGGCGTGCCCGTCGCCCCGCTCGCCCCGAACGCCCTGCCGCTCGCCGACCGCCTGACGACCACCCCGCACGGTTCGAAGACCGCGCACACCATGAGCGAAGAAGCGGAGTTCTCGTCATGA
- a CDS encoding MauE/DoxX family redox-associated membrane protein, with translation MVLRIVLGTVYTAMAIGQLASFGRMPGVLSAYGLVTGGGATALAIGLIMGELVCGVWFLSRPRSRALAPVWVYTGVSVVWTVLAAQAYARGLTVANCGCFGTYLTQRLSWFVLAQDALTLLYAGLLLRAARTVSAREPADREEVGRGVRIP, from the coding sequence ATGGTGCTGAGGATCGTGCTGGGCACGGTGTACACGGCGATGGCCATCGGGCAGCTCGCCTCCTTCGGCCGGATGCCGGGGGTCCTGTCCGCGTACGGGCTGGTGACCGGCGGCGGCGCGACCGCGCTGGCCATCGGCCTGATCATGGGCGAGCTGGTGTGCGGCGTCTGGTTCCTTAGCCGCCCCCGCTCCAGAGCTCTGGCACCGGTGTGGGTCTACACGGGCGTGTCGGTGGTGTGGACGGTTCTGGCGGCACAGGCGTACGCACGCGGGCTGACGGTGGCCAACTGCGGCTGCTTCGGGACCTACCTGACCCAGCGGCTGAGCTGGTTCGTCCTGGCTCAGGACGCCCTGACCCTGCTGTACGCGGGACTGCTGCTGCGCGCCGCCCGCACCGTGTCGGCCCGTGAGCCTGCGGACCGGGAGGAGGTGGGGCGTGGTGTCCGTATCCCGTGA
- a CDS encoding dihydrolipoyl dehydrogenase family protein: MAREREVDVVVIGMGVGGEHAAGRLAAAGLETVGVEAELVGGECPYWACIPSKMMIRAGNLLAEARRIPGMAGRAEVTADFGQVAARIRDEATDDWNDQVAVDRFTGKGGRFVRGHARLAGPGRVEADGQVFAVRRGVVLATGSRPQIPPVPGLDAVPYWTNRQAVAAKEPPESLLVLGGGAIGVELAQAFARFGTVVTVVEAMERLLPAEEPEAGALVADVLRSEGITVRTGIRATAVHHLGATFHLTLDGGEELTGRQLLVATGRRPYLAGLGLEAIGLDPGARTLTVDGQMRAADRLWGVGDVTGLGMFTHVAMYQAEIAVRDILGEPGPDADYRALPRVTFTDPEVGSVGLTEHAAREQGLRVRTGTARVPSSARGWIHKAGNDGVIKLVEDADRGVLIGATSAGPAGGEVLYGLAVAVQAEIPVDRLRHMIYAYPTFHRGVEDALADLGHG; this comes from the coding sequence ATGGCGAGGGAGCGGGAAGTGGACGTCGTGGTGATCGGCATGGGGGTGGGCGGTGAACATGCCGCCGGGCGCCTGGCCGCGGCCGGACTGGAGACCGTCGGTGTGGAGGCCGAACTCGTCGGGGGTGAGTGCCCGTACTGGGCCTGTATCCCGAGCAAGATGATGATCCGCGCGGGCAACCTCCTCGCCGAGGCCCGCCGCATCCCCGGCATGGCCGGGCGCGCCGAGGTCACGGCCGACTTCGGTCAGGTCGCGGCCAGGATCCGCGACGAGGCGACCGACGACTGGAACGACCAGGTGGCCGTCGACCGGTTCACCGGCAAGGGCGGACGCTTCGTCCGCGGGCACGCGCGACTCGCCGGTCCCGGCCGGGTGGAGGCCGACGGCCAGGTGTTCGCCGTACGGCGTGGCGTGGTGCTCGCCACCGGGAGCCGTCCGCAGATTCCGCCGGTGCCGGGCCTGGACGCCGTGCCGTACTGGACGAACCGGCAGGCCGTCGCTGCCAAGGAGCCCCCGGAGTCCCTCCTGGTGCTCGGTGGCGGCGCCATCGGCGTCGAGCTGGCTCAGGCGTTCGCCCGATTCGGCACGGTCGTCACCGTCGTCGAGGCCATGGAGCGGCTGCTGCCCGCGGAGGAACCCGAAGCGGGCGCACTCGTCGCCGACGTGCTCAGAAGCGAAGGCATCACGGTGCGCACCGGGATCCGGGCCACCGCGGTCCACCACCTCGGCGCCACCTTCCACCTCACCCTGGACGGCGGGGAGGAGCTCACCGGCCGGCAGCTGCTGGTGGCCACCGGACGCCGCCCCTACCTCGCCGGACTCGGCCTGGAGGCCATCGGCCTCGACCCCGGCGCCCGCACCCTCACCGTCGACGGGCAGATGCGCGCCGCAGACCGACTGTGGGGCGTCGGCGATGTCACCGGGCTGGGGATGTTCACGCATGTCGCGATGTACCAGGCCGAGATCGCCGTACGCGACATCCTCGGCGAGCCGGGACCGGACGCGGACTACCGGGCCCTGCCACGGGTCACCTTCACCGACCCCGAGGTCGGCTCCGTCGGCCTGACCGAACACGCGGCTCGCGAACAGGGACTGCGGGTACGCACCGGCACCGCGCGGGTGCCGTCCTCGGCACGCGGCTGGATCCACAAGGCCGGCAACGACGGCGTGATCAAACTCGTCGAGGACGCCGACCGCGGAGTCCTCATCGGGGCGACTTCCGCCGGCCCGGCCGGCGGCGAAGTCCTCTACGGGCTGGCCGTGGCCGTACAGGCTGAGATCCCCGTCGACCGGCTACGCCACATGATCTACGCCTACCCCACCTTCCACCGCGGCGTGGAGGACGCACTCGCCGACCTCGGCCACGGCTGA
- a CDS encoding SRPBCC family protein: MAWAGRLMAVGAMGGAAAGYVGLVTGAVPLDLGVGRRTRPLGPQHVVIAAPRETVFEVIAQPYLGRATRAMREKVAVLERGSDMVLAAHRTPVAGGRLTATTVETVRFTRPERVDFRLVRGPVPAVAETFNLTEEASGTRLVYLGELGTDLWALGRWWGGVVAPRWEATVAASLSAVKQEAERRAALG, translated from the coding sequence ATGGCGTGGGCCGGTCGGCTGATGGCCGTGGGTGCGATGGGCGGTGCGGCGGCGGGCTATGTAGGGCTGGTGACCGGGGCTGTGCCCCTGGATCTCGGGGTGGGGCGGCGCACACGGCCTCTGGGGCCGCAGCACGTCGTCATCGCCGCACCGCGCGAGACGGTCTTCGAAGTGATCGCCCAGCCGTATCTGGGCCGGGCCACGCGGGCCATGCGCGAGAAGGTCGCGGTGCTGGAACGGGGCAGCGACATGGTGCTCGCCGCGCACCGCACGCCCGTCGCGGGCGGGCGGCTGACAGCGACGACCGTGGAGACCGTACGGTTCACCCGGCCGGAGCGGGTCGACTTCCGCCTGGTGCGCGGACCCGTCCCGGCGGTCGCAGAGACGTTCAACCTCACCGAGGAGGCCTCGGGTACGCGGCTGGTGTACCTCGGTGAGCTGGGCACCGACCTGTGGGCGCTCGGCCGCTGGTGGGGCGGTGTTGTCGCCCCACGCTGGGAGGCGACCGTCGCAGCATCGCTGTCAGCGGTCAAGCAGGAGGCGGAACGACGCGCGGCCCTCGGCTGA
- a CDS encoding CDP-alcohol phosphatidyltransferase family protein, translating to MDPVSDMADSRAATDALLAGLRRGPLTPQATMRFLGRAAHRSLRQAARRPAALAELTALHAVLFTLAIGRRPGRRWVSVSWALSAIHLGLLEGRTHLSAADVLTLIRANLPALPGGASRWSGALAIAGDLADGRLARHQGTASPFGDYADTFADAAFWTWLTLTHEPSRPLRAAAVAAWALPIATVTAIAIRRGTMPERPRPTLLRPAAAMQAVVAVRHLLRRSLLASGPHTVPFLVPLSGAGSGVPSIRTPCQKATWSLIFRARGLGLG from the coding sequence GTGGACCCCGTATCCGACATGGCCGACAGCCGCGCCGCCACCGACGCTCTGCTGGCCGGTCTGCGCCGCGGACCTCTCACCCCGCAGGCCACGATGCGTTTCCTCGGGCGAGCCGCCCACCGGTCACTGCGCCAGGCCGCCCGCCGTCCCGCGGCACTGGCCGAGCTCACGGCCCTGCACGCCGTGTTGTTCACCCTGGCCATCGGCAGACGCCCGGGACGCCGCTGGGTGAGCGTCAGCTGGGCCCTCTCCGCCATCCACCTGGGCCTGCTCGAAGGCCGTACCCACCTCAGCGCCGCCGACGTCCTGACCCTGATCCGCGCCAACCTCCCCGCCCTGCCCGGCGGAGCCTCCCGCTGGTCCGGAGCACTGGCCATCGCCGGCGACCTCGCCGACGGCCGCCTCGCCCGCCACCAGGGGACGGCCTCCCCGTTCGGCGACTACGCCGACACCTTCGCCGACGCCGCGTTCTGGACCTGGCTCACCCTGACTCACGAACCCAGCCGGCCGCTGCGCGCGGCGGCCGTCGCGGCCTGGGCACTGCCGATCGCCACGGTCACCGCGATCGCCATCCGCCGCGGCACGATGCCCGAACGGCCCCGCCCCACCCTGCTGCGCCCCGCGGCCGCGATGCAGGCCGTCGTGGCCGTGCGCCACCTCTTGCGCCGCTCACTCCTGGCCTCCGGCCCTCACACGGTGCCGTTCCTGGTGCCGCTGTCCGGTGCCGGTTCGGGTGTGCCTTCGATCCGGACGCCCTGCCAGAAGGCCACGTGGTCCTTGATCTTTCGGGCGAGGGGACTGGGCCTGGGGTAG
- a CDS encoding ester cyclase → MTFVQVIDCKTSRADELNRLMDSWVEATRGKRTATHSIVGRDRADSTHVVEIVEFPSYEEAMKNSHLPETDRIFREMVALCDGEPSFTDLDVMRDEQLNKSVVRSFFEDVINAGNVDAADAICTADYQEHDPSLSSYDVGLEQAKAENRETMAAFEPQATIESMVAEGDTVCVRASFKGRHVAAYQGMEATGREVSGTAHATFRCAGGKIAESWWNFDDLGLLKQLGAVEA, encoded by the coding sequence ATGACGTTCGTGCAGGTCATCGACTGCAAGACGAGCAGGGCCGATGAGTTGAACAGGCTGATGGACTCCTGGGTCGAGGCGACCCGGGGCAAGCGGACGGCAACCCATTCGATCGTGGGGCGCGACCGCGCCGACTCCACCCACGTGGTGGAGATCGTGGAGTTCCCCTCGTACGAGGAGGCGATGAAGAACTCGCACCTTCCGGAGACCGACCGGATCTTCCGGGAGATGGTGGCCCTGTGCGACGGCGAGCCGTCCTTCACGGACCTCGACGTGATGCGCGACGAGCAGCTGAACAAGAGCGTGGTGCGGAGCTTCTTCGAGGACGTGATCAACGCGGGGAACGTCGACGCCGCGGATGCGATCTGCACCGCCGACTACCAGGAGCACGACCCCTCCCTGTCCTCGTACGACGTGGGGCTCGAGCAGGCCAAGGCCGAGAACCGGGAGACCATGGCGGCCTTCGAGCCGCAGGCCACCATCGAGAGCATGGTCGCCGAGGGTGACACGGTGTGCGTCCGGGCGTCCTTCAAGGGACGCCACGTGGCCGCGTACCAAGGCATGGAAGCCACCGGCCGCGAGGTCTCGGGAACCGCGCACGCGACCTTCCGCTGCGCAGGCGGCAAGATCGCGGAAAGCTGGTGGAACTTCGACGACCTCGGCCTGCTGAAGCAACTCGGCGCGGTGGAGGCCTGA
- a CDS encoding FAD-binding oxidoreductase, producing the protein MTVTDPATALRERFSGQVLLPGEPGYDEAREVFNALIDRRPAVIARCTSTADVVAAVEVARDHRLVVAVRGGGHSVAGLSTCDDGMLIDLSGLKTIIVDPVARTARAGGGVLWGEFDAATQEHGLHTPGGRVTTTGIGGFTTGGGYGWTSCTYGLACDNLLSAEVVLADGRVVRASEDEHADLFWGLRGGGGNFGVVTEFEFRLHPLGPTVLAGLALFPIERAPEVLRGWRDRADAAPDELATAVVVLTAPPEPFVPEELRGKQVLGMAAMYVGDADRGAAVIQPLKDLGPAVDLIGPMPYTAFQAVTDAMAPWGVRSYWRGEYLRELVDDAIDTFLARATEVTALGAPLSQAIIFRIGQGVAAVADGATAFSHRDARYLFHPICVWTDPADDTRMIAAGRAFATLMRPFATGASYLNFTPEPDRVHEAYGEDAYARLTALKDAYDPTNLFHLNHNIRPSSGADS; encoded by the coding sequence ATGACCGTCACCGACCCGGCGACAGCACTGCGCGAGAGGTTCTCGGGCCAGGTTCTGCTGCCCGGGGAACCGGGCTATGACGAGGCCCGCGAGGTCTTCAACGCGCTGATCGACCGGCGGCCGGCGGTGATCGCCCGGTGCACGAGCACCGCGGACGTCGTGGCCGCCGTAGAGGTGGCCCGCGACCACCGGCTCGTCGTGGCGGTCCGAGGTGGCGGCCACAGCGTCGCCGGACTCAGCACCTGCGACGACGGCATGCTGATCGACCTCAGCGGGCTCAAGACGATCATCGTGGACCCCGTCGCACGGACGGCGCGGGCCGGCGGAGGCGTGTTGTGGGGCGAGTTCGACGCCGCCACGCAGGAACACGGCCTCCATACGCCCGGCGGTCGCGTCACCACCACGGGGATCGGCGGTTTCACCACCGGCGGCGGCTACGGCTGGACCTCCTGCACGTACGGACTGGCCTGCGACAACCTCCTCTCCGCCGAGGTCGTCCTCGCCGACGGAAGGGTGGTGCGCGCGAGCGAGGACGAACACGCCGACCTCTTCTGGGGCCTGCGCGGCGGCGGAGGCAACTTCGGCGTCGTCACCGAGTTCGAGTTCCGGCTGCACCCCCTCGGCCCGACCGTCCTGGCCGGGCTCGCGCTGTTCCCGATCGAGCGCGCGCCCGAGGTGCTGCGTGGCTGGCGGGACCGGGCCGACGCCGCACCCGACGAGCTCGCGACGGCGGTCGTGGTCCTGACCGCGCCGCCCGAGCCGTTCGTCCCCGAGGAACTGCGGGGCAAGCAGGTCCTGGGCATGGCGGCCATGTACGTCGGCGACGCCGACCGGGGCGCCGCCGTGATCCAGCCGCTCAAGGACCTCGGCCCCGCCGTCGACCTCATCGGCCCGATGCCGTACACCGCCTTCCAGGCCGTCACCGACGCCATGGCACCGTGGGGCGTCCGCAGCTACTGGCGCGGCGAGTACCTGCGCGAACTCGTCGACGACGCGATCGACACCTTCCTCGCCCGGGCCACGGAGGTCACCGCGCTCGGGGCACCCCTGAGCCAGGCGATCATCTTCCGCATCGGCCAGGGCGTCGCGGCGGTGGCCGACGGGGCGACCGCCTTCTCCCACCGCGACGCCCGCTATCTGTTCCACCCGATCTGCGTGTGGACGGACCCGGCCGACGACACCCGGATGATCGCGGCCGGCCGCGCCTTCGCGACCCTCATGCGGCCCTTCGCCACGGGGGCCTCCTACCTCAACTTCACGCCCGAACCGGACCGGGTGCACGAGGCCTACGGAGAGGACGCCTACGCACGCCTCACGGCGCTCAAGGACGCCTACGACCCGACCAACCTCTTCCACCTCAACCACAACATCCGTCCGAGCAGCGGCGCAGACTCGTAG